In Prunus dulcis chromosome 2, ALMONDv2, whole genome shotgun sequence, a single genomic region encodes these proteins:
- the LOC117618481 gene encoding ARF guanine-nucleotide exchange factor GNOM-like — protein sequence MRRNVRWGGRYTSGDDQLEHSLIQSLKALRKQIFSWQHQWHTINPAVYLQPFLDVIRSDETGAPITGVALSSVYNILTLDVMDQNSVNVEEAMHLLVDATTSCRFEVTDPASEEVVLMKILQVLLACMKSKASVMLSNQHVCTIVNTCFRIVHQAGTKGELLQRIARHTMHELVRCIFSHLPDVNDTERALLNGSNTVTQEIAGLNNEYSFGNRQLENGNLSSGYDGQPLSTNPASNSSSGLVASVIDENKIGDSTGKDAVQYDLHLMTEPYGVPCMVEIFHFLCSLLNISEHMGMGPRSNTIEFDEDVPFFALVLINSAIELGGSYIQNHPKLLSLVQDELFRNLMQFGLSTSPIILSMVCSIVLNLYHHLRTELKLQLEAFFSCVILRLAQSRYGASYQQQEVAMEALVDFCRQKTFMVEMYANLDCDITCSNVFEELANLLSKSAFPVNCPLSSIHILALDGLIAVIQGMAERVGNGSVSSAHTPVHLEEYTPFWMVKCENYSDPTDWVPFVRRRKYIKRRLMIGADHFNRDPKKGLEFLQGTHLLPDKLDPQSVACFFRYTAGLDKNLVGDFLGNHDEFCVQVLHKFAGTFDFQDMNLDTALRLFLETFRLPGESQKIQRVLEAFSERYYEQSPLILANKDAALLLSYSLIMLNTDQHNVQVKKKMTEEDFIRNNRHINGGSDLPREFLSELYHSICKNEIRTTPEQGAGYPEMTPSRWIDLMHKSKKNAPFIVSDSRAYLDHDMFAIMSGPTIAAISVVFDHAEHEEVYQTCIDGFLAVAKISACHHLEDVLDDLVVSLCKFTTLLNPSSVEEPVLAFGDDAKARMATVTVFTIANRYGDYIRTGWRNILDCILRLHKLGLLPARVASDAADESEFSADTGPGKPISNSLSSVHIPSIGTPRRSSGLMGRFSQLLSLETEEPRSQPTEQQLAAHQRTLQTIQKCHIDSIFTESKFLQAESLLQLARALIWAAGRPQKGNSSPEDEDTAVFCLELLIAITLNNRDRIVLLWQGVYEHISSIVQSTVMPCALVEKAVFGLLRICQRLLPYKENLADELLRSLQLVLKLDARVADAYCEQITQEVSRLVKANASHIRSQLGWRTITSLLSITARHPEASESGFDALFFIMSEGTHLLPANYALCVDASRQFAESRVGQAERSICALDLMAGSVDCLARWAREAKQARNEEEVVKMSQDIGEMWFRLVQALRKVCLDQREDVRNHALSLLQKCLTGVDGIPLPHNLWLQCFDVVIFTMLDDLLEIAQGHSQKDYRNMEGTLILAMKLLSKVFLQLLPDLSQLTTFCKLWLGVLSRMEKYMKVKVRGKKSEKLQDQVPELLKNTLLVMNLKGVLVQRSALGGDSLWELTWLHVNNIAPTLQSEVFPDQISEQSETKQGENGGSLVSDETGTLLPTEMASATGG from the exons ATGAGGAGGAATGTTAGATGGGGAGGACGTTATACATCAGGTGATGATCAGCTGGAGCATTCTCTAATCCAGTCTTTAAAGGCATTACGCAAGCAAATCTTTTCATGGCAACATCAATGGCATACCATCAATCCTGCTGTATATCTCCAGCCATTTTTGGATGTGATTAGGTCGGATGAAACTGGTGCACCAATCACCGGTGTCGCTTTGTCATCTGTTTATAATATCTTAACACTTGATGTGATGGATCAGAACTCTGTAAATGTTGAAGAGGCTATGCACTTGTTAGTGGATGCAACCACTAGTTGCCGTTTTGAGGTGACTGATCCTGCATCAGAAGAAGTGGTACTGATGAAGATACTTCAGGTGCTTCTGGCTTGCATGAAGAGTAAAGCATCTGTTATGTTGAGTAATCAGCATGTTTGCACTATAGTGAATACATGTTTCCGTATAGTTCATCAAGCAGGAACAAAAGGCGAGTTGTTGCAGCGGATAGCTCGTCACACAATGCATGAACTCGTCAGATGTATTTTCTCACATCTTCCAGATGTTAATGACACTGAACGTGCTTTGCTAAATGGAAGCAATACTGTCACGCAAGAG ATTGCAGGGCTAAATAATGAGTATTCTTTTGGGAATCGACAATTGGAGAATGGCAATTTGAGTTCTGGGTATGATGGTCAACCATTATCCACAAATCCGGCCTCGAATTCTTCCTCAGGCCTAGTAGCATCTGTGattgatgaaaataaaatcgGGGATTCTACTGGGAAGGATGCTGTTCAATACGACTTGCATCTCATGACTGAGCCATATGGAGTCCCCTGCATGGTGGAAATATTTCACTTTCTATGTTCTTTGTTAAATATTTCTGAGCATATGGGAATGGGTCCCAGATCTAATACCATAGAATTTGATGAAGATGTGCCTTTTTTTGCCTTGGTTTTGATTAATTCAGCTATAGAGTTGGGTGGATCTTACATTCAGAATCACCCCAAGTTATTGAGTTTGGTTCAGGATGAATTGTTTCGGAATCTGATGCAATTTGGCCTATCAACAAGTCCAATTATTCTTTCAATGGTATGCAGCATTGTTCTTAATTTGTATCATCATCTGCGCACTGAACTTAAATTACAGCTTGAggctttcttttcttgtgtGATATTGAGGCTTGCACAAAGTAGATATGGAGCTTCTTATCAGCAGCAGGAGGTTGCCATGGAGGCTCTTGTTGACTTCTGCAGGCAGAAAACTTTCATGGTGGAGATGTACGCTAACTTAGATTGTGACATAACTTGCAGTAATGTCTTTGAAGAACTTGCTAATCTGCTGTCGAAAAGTGCATTCCCTGTCAATTGCCCTTTGTCTTCGATTCACATTCTTGCTTTGGATGGTCTTATTGCTGTTATTCAGGGAATGGCAGAGAGGGTAGGGAATGGATCAGTTAGTTCTGCGCATACTCCAGTGCATCTTGAAGAGTATACTCCATTCTGGATGGTGAAGTGCGAAAACTACAGTGATCCTACTGATTGGGTTCCATTTGTTCGCCGGAGGAAGTACATAAAGAGAAGGCTAATGATTGGAGCCGATCATTTTAACCGTGACCCGAAGAAAGGACTGGAGTTCCTCCAAGGAACACATCTCCTGCCTGACAAACTTGATCCGCAAAGTGTGGCCTGCTTTTTCAGGTACACTGCTGGGCTGGACAAGAATCTTGTTGGGGATTTTCTGGGAAATCATGATGAGTTTTGTGTTCAGGTTCTTCATAAATTTGCTGGTACCTTTGATTTCCAAGATATGAACTTGGATACTGCACTGCGACTTTTTTTGGAGACATTTCGGTTGCCTGGAGAATCTCAAAAGATACAAAGGGTTCTTGAAGCATTCTCAGAGAGATACTACGAGCAATCACCACTGATTCTAGCTAACAAGGATGCTGCTCTTCTGTTGTCTTATTCACTCATAATGCTCAATACAGATCAGCACAATGTTCAggtaaagaagaaaatgacgGAGGAGGATTTCATTCGGAATAATAGACACATCAATGGAGGCAGTGATCTTCCTCGAGAATTCCTGTCAGAGCTTTACCACTCAATATGCAAGAATGAGATCCGCACAACTCCAGAGCAAGGTGCTGGTTATCCTGAAATGACGCCAAGCCGGTGGATTGATTTAATGCACAAATCCAAGAAGAATGCTCCATTCATTGTGTCTGATTCCAGAGCCTACCTGGACCACGATATGTTTGCTATAATGTCAGGCCCTACAATTGCTGCTATCTCTGTGGTATTTGATCATGCAGAGCATGAAGAGGTTTACCAAACATGCATTGATGGATTTTTAGCTGTTGCAAAGATTTCAGCATGCCATCATCTTGAAGATGTCCTGGATGATTTGGTTGTGTCTCTTTGTAAGTTCACAACCCTTTTAAACCCATCATCTGTTGAGGAACCTGTGCTAGCCTTTGGTGATGATGCAAAAGCTAGAATGGCAACTGTGACAGTTTTCACAATTGCCAATAGGTATGGTGATTACATTCGCACAGGTTGGAGAAATATTTTGGACTGCATCTTAAGATTACACAAGCTTGGTCTTCTTCCGGCTCGTGTGGCCAGTGATGCAGCTGATGAGTCAGAGTTTTCTGCTGACACAGGTCCCGGAAAGCCTATATCAAATTCTCTTTCCTCTGTCCATATACCTTCCATAGGTACTCCTAGGAGATCCTCTGGATTGATGGGTCGGTTTAGTCAGCTCTTATCTCTTGAAACAGAGGAGCCGAGATCACAGCCTACTGAACAACAACTTGCTGCTCATCAGCGCACCCTTCAGACAATTCAAAAGTGCCACATTgacagcatatttaccgagaGCAAGTTTTTGCAAGCTGAATCCCTGTTACAGCTTGCACGAGCACTGATTTGGGCTGCTGGCCGACCCCAAAAAGGGAACAGCTCTCCTGAGGATGAAGATACTGCAGTTTTCTGTTTGGAGTTGCTGATTGCTATTACCCTAAATAATAGGGATAGGATTGTGCTTCTATGGCAGGGGGTGTATGAGCACATATCCAGCATCGTTCAGTCAACTGTGATGCCTTGTGCTCTGGTAGAGAAGGCTGTTTTTGGACTTCTTCGGATTTGCCAGCGGCTACTTCCCTATAAGGAGAACCTTGCTGATGAACTTTTGAGGTCACTGCAGCTTGTGTTGAAGCTTGATGCTCGGGTTGCTGATGCTTACTGCGAGCAAATTACACAGGAAGTCAGTCGCCTTGTGAAAGCGAATGCCTCACACATCAGATCCCAGCTGGGGTGGCGCACAATTACATCCTTGCTCTCCATCACAGCCCGGCACCCAGAGGCTTCTGAGTCGGGGTTTGATGCACTGTTCTTCATTATGTCTGAGGGAACCCACTTGTTGCCAGCCAATTATGCTCTCTGTGTTGATGCTTCACGGCAGTTTGCTGAATCCCGTGTTGGGCAGGCAGAGCGATCTATATGCGCACTTGATCTTATGGCGGGTTCTGTTGATTGTTTAGCAAGGTGGGCCCGTGAGGCTAAGCAAGCCAGGAATGAGGAGGAAGTGGTGAAAATGTCTCAGGATATTGGGGAAATGTGGTTCCGGCTTGTTCAGGCACTGAGAAAAGTTTGTTTGGACCAGAGAGAAGATGTTAGGAACCATGCTTTGTCATTGTTGCAGAAGTGCTTGACAGGAGTGGATGGGATCCCTCTTCCACATAATCTGTGGTTACAGTGCTTTGATGTGGTGATCTTCACAATGCTTGATGACTTGCTTGAAATTGCACAGGGACACTCCCAGAAGGACTACCGCAACATGGAAGGCACACTTATCCTTGCCATGAAACTCTTGTCGAAAGTGTTTTTACAGCTACTACCTGACCTATCACAGCTAACAACTTTCTGCAAACTATGGCTGGGTGTTCTCAGCCGAATGGAAAAATACATGAAGGTGAAAGttagagggaaaaaaagtgAGAAGCTTCAGGACCAAGTACCTGAGCTTCTGAAGAACACCTTGCTTGTGATGAATTTAAAGGGAGTGCTTGTACAAAGGAGCGCTCTAGGAGGAGATAGCTTGTGGGAGCTGACATGGCTACATGTCAATAACATTGCTCCAACCTTGCAATCCGAGGTTTTCCCTGATCAAATTTCAGAGCAGTCAGAGACTAAGCAGGGTGAAAATGGGGGAAGTCTAGTTTCTGATGAAACGGGTACCCTACTTCCAACTGAAATGGCGTCTGCAACTGGAGGTTAG
- the LOC117618924 gene encoding thylakoid lumenal 15 kDa protein 1, chloroplastic produces the protein MAVLNVSLCSKLPPKPPLSSPNPHPSRQHLSLSGYPAPQVVKNHLVASRNVVLSVGDSVCKASLIALLSASLFVANPALAFKGGGPYGSEVTRGQDLSGKDFSGKTLIKQDFKTSILRQANFRGAKLLGASFFDADLTGADLSDADLRGVDFSLANVTKANLSNALLEGALATGNTSFKGSNITGADFTDVPLREDQREYLCRIADGINPTTGNPTRETLLCN, from the exons ATGGCGGTTCTCAACGTCTCCCTCTGTTCCAAACTCCCACCAAAACcccctctctcttcccccaATCCTCACCCTTCCCGCcaacacctctctctctccggcTATCCTGCGCCCCAG GTTGTAAAGAATCACCTGGTAGCCTCTAGAAACGTTGTGTTGTCTGTGGGCGACTCGGTCTGCAAGGCGAGCCTGATCGCTCTGCTCTCTGCTTCTCTGTTCGTAGCCAATCCGGCACTCGCCTTTAAG GGTGGAGGTCCGTACGGTTCAGAGGTGACCAGGGGCCAGGACCTCAGCGGCAAGGACTTTAGCGGCAAGACTTTGATCAAGCAAGACTTCAAAACG TCCATATTGAGACAAGCAAATTTCAGAGGCGCCAAGTTATTAGGTGCAAGCTTCTTTGATGCTGATCTAACAG GGGCTGATCTTTCTGATGCTGATCTAAGAGGTGTAGACTTCTCCTTGGCCAATGTGACAAAG GCAAATCTGAGCAACGCTCTCTTGGAAGGTGCACTTGCCACAGGCAACACATCTTTCAAAGGATCAAACATTACGGGTGCAG ACTTCACAGATGTGCCTCTGAGAGAAGATCAACGGGAATATCTTTGCAGAATTGCTGATGG GATAAACCCAACAACTGGAAATCCAACGCGTGAAACCTTGCTTTGCAATTAA
- the LOC117620337 gene encoding uncharacterized protein LOC117620337, with amino-acid sequence MQKTSPTRADQLKASNLFTFPEKIRDYLVFSLRVGLLLCFLASISLAIFSAFSPNSHWLSIPSRTQAQPESRTSGPEPGYERTNISHILFGIGASIATWRERSRSTNLWWDPKSTRGFLWLDAKPDNQTSNVSGSIPYRVSEDWTRFKYSSSQSAVRIARIVYESFKLRVPNVRWFVMGDDDTVFFTHNLVSVLARYDHNQMYYIGGNSESVEQDVMHAYEMAFGGGGFAISYQLAGRLVERMDGCLERYYNFYGSDQRVWGCVSEMGVPLTKLRGFHQFDIRGDAYGILAAHPLAPLVSLHHLDALKPLFPNQTHLDSVKSLLRAYRVDPGRILQQSFCYDHRRKWSMSISWGYTIQLYPSMVAALDLQTPLRTFKTWRSWNDGPFTFNTRPMSSVLCEQPLIFFLDHVKVSKSGRTVTTYKRFAANGGEQCDKEEYIHARAMQKIIVSSNKMDPQYWTKEAAPRRECSEIKNRDGFWHVNMEIRIRACRPSESIFM; translated from the exons atgCAGAAAACGAGCCCGACTCGAGCGGACCAGCTCAAAGCTTCCAACTTGTTCACATTCCCGGAAAAAATCCGCGACTATTTGGTCTTCTCCCTGCGAGTGGGCCTCCTCCTCTGCTTCCTCGCGTCGATATCACTCGCCATCTTCTCCGCCTTCTCTCCCAACTCCCATTGGCTCTCCATCCCCTCCCGCACCCAAGCCCAACCCGAGTCCAGAACTTCCGGACCCGAACCCGGATATGAACGAACTAATATCTCCCACATTCTCTTCGGCATCGGCGCCTCCATCGCCACGTGGAGAGAGCGGAGCCGCTCCACCAATTTATGGTGGGACCCGAAGTCGACACGCGGCTTCCTCTGGCTCGACGCGAAACCCGATAACCAAACAAGCAACGTCTCGGGTTCAATTCCGTACCGGGTCTCGGAGGACTGGACCCGGTTCAAATACTCGAGTTCGCAATCCGCGGTTCGTATCGCCCGGATTGTGTACGAGAGCTTCAAGCTCCGGGTTCCCAACGTGAGGTGGTTCGTGATGGGAGACGACGATACGGTGTTTTTCACTCACAACTTGGTTTCGGTGTTAGCGAGGTACGATCACAATCAGATGTACTACATTGGAGGGAACTCGGAGAGCGTCGAGCAGGACGTGATGCACGCGTACGAGATGGCGTTTGGTGGCGGTGGGTTCGCCATCAGCTACCAGCTCGCGGGGCGCTTGGTGGAGCGGATGGACGGCTGTCTGGAGAGGTACTACAATTTCTACGGCTCTGATCAGAGGGTGTGGGGCTGCGTGAGCGAGATGGGTGTGCCGCTCACTAAACTGCGTGGGTTCCACCAG tttgatATCAGAGGGGACGCCTATGGGATTTTAGCTGCGCACCCATTGGCACCACTTGTGTCACTCCACCACCTGGATGCCTTGAAACCCCTCTTCCCAAACCAGACACATTTAGACTCAGTCAAATCTCTTCTCCGTGCATATCGGGTCGACCCGGGCCGGATTCTACAACAAAGTTTCTGCTACGACCACAGGCGTAAATGGTCAATGTCCATTTCTTGGGGCTACACCATTCAGCTTTACCCATCAATGGTGGCAGCCCTGGACCTTCAGACGCCGTTGCGGACGTTTAAGACATGGCGGAGTTGGAATGATGGACCCTTCACATTCAATACCCGACCCATGAGTTCTGTCCTGTGTGAGCAGCCActcatttttttcttggacCATGTTAAGGTTAGTAAGAGTGGGCGTACTGTGACTACTTATAAGAGGTTCGCGGCCAATGGAGGAGAGCAATGTGATAAAGAAGAGTATATCCATGCAAGGGCAATGCAGAAGATTATAGTCTCCTCAAACAAGATGGACCCTCAATATTGGACAAAG GAGGCGGCTCCGCGAAGAGAGTGCTCCGAGATTAAGAATCGTGACGGCTTCTGGCATGTGAATATGGAGATTAGGATTAGGGCATGCAGACCCTCTGAATCTATTTTTATGTAG